In the Octopus sinensis unplaced genomic scaffold, ASM634580v1 Contig02334, whole genome shotgun sequence genome, one interval contains:
- the LOC115227249 gene encoding E3 ubiquitin-protein ligase MIB2 has protein sequence MLKQGSVQFDIQNKRKRTPLLEAVSQGHLGMTHLLIALGADINAVDGEGNSCLHLAMATEMFNSEDAPLDLLNECCTSLNLKIEERLSGIVVARYLASQGADFHHKNNKNNTPLDLIKDPNLRKKLEAFLPPQCLLCRNKEATTKVHPCEHLLTCEECSNVALKRCLRCLKPVTSRGRVESPKFEEKGVQTLAETVDEFKIRELN, from the exons ATGCTGAAGCAG GGTTCAGTTCAGTTCGACATTCAAAACAAAAGGAAACGGACACCATTGCTTGAAGCCGTTTCCCAGGGTCACCTCGGAATGACACACCTGTTAATAGCCCTGGGTGCAGACATAAATGCTGTTGATGGTGAAGGTAACAGCTGTTTGCACCTAGCCATGGCAACAGAAATGTTTAATTCCGAGGATGCACCCTTGGATTTACTAAACGAA TGCTGCACTTCCCTTAACCTGAAAATAGAAGAAAGGCTCTCTGGTATAGTGGTTGCGAGATATCTCGCCAGCCAGGGAGCGGACTTTcaccataaaaacaacaaaaataacacaccATTGGACCTCATTAAGGAcccaaatttgagaaaaaaattagaagcaTTTTTACCACCACA ATGTTTGTTGTGCAGAAATAAAGAGGCCACAACAAAAGTTCATCCCTGTGAACACCTTCTGACATGTGAAGAATGTTCAAACGTTGCACTTAAACGATGCCTGAGGTGTTTGAAACCTGTAACAAGCAGAGGTCGAGTTG AGAGTCCAAAGTTTGAAGAGAAGGGAGTGCAGACTTTGGCAGAGACAGTTGATGAGTTTAAAATTAGAGAACTTAATTAA